AAGAACATGAAGCGCCAGGATGCGTAAGCGCATCGAGACCAGTTTCAGTTCCCTGGTCCGCTCCCTCCACCTGCCCGTGGGACAGGCCAAGACCTTCTGCTCACTCAGGGCCAGGGTCAATCTCAAGATCGCGGCTCACAACCTCTCAGGTGTGCTGGCCTGACTTCAGGTAGCAAACGAGGTTACTGGGTCCAGATGGATGAGGGGAGCAGCCCGTTTCCTAGAGATCGCCCCGGGAAGCTACCGACTTACCGTCGCCGCGGCTTCAGGGGAATTCCGGGAGGTCCCTATAGAGGTCACGTCCCTCTGCTACGCCCCCACGCGGATACTCCTGCCCTAGAAGAGCGTGCTGGCCTACACCCGAGGCACCGATTGGGTGGCACACTCGAGGTATGAGAAGCCTGCTGTGGGTTTTGATCCTCTCCATCTTCGGCGCCAGGGCCATCGCGCCGGGCGATCCCGCGCCGCTGCCCAAGGTCAGCGACTCGTACGGCAAGCCGGTGGACCTAGCCCAGATCACCAAGTCGGGGAAGTATGTGGTGCTGTGGTTCTACCCCAAGGCCTCCTCGCCGGGATGCTCGGCGCAGGGCAAGCGCTACGCCGAGCTGTACGAGGAGTTCGCGCGGTACAACGTGGAGATCTTCGGGGTGAGCCACGACCCGGCGGCCGAGCAGTGCGAGTTCATCGAGAAGCTGGCCCTCAAAGGGGCCATGATCCCCGACCGAGACGGCGTTCTCGCCAAGGCCTACAAGGTGGGCAGCCTCCTCGGCTTCTACGCCCGCGATACCTTCCTGATCAACCCCCAGGGCCGCATCGAGAAGGTCTGGCGCAACGTCAACCCCTTCAAGGACCCCGACACCGTGCTGGCCTACCTCAAGGAGAAGCTCGGCAAGTAGGCGGGGCCGGATGCGGGTCATGGTCATCGGGGCCGGGGTGGGCGGCCTGACCACGGCTGCGCTGCTGGCCCAAGCGGGCCTCGAGGTCACCGTGCTCGAGGCCCACACCTACCCCGGCGGCTCGGCGGGGACCTTTTTTCACCAAGGCTACCGCTTCGACGCCGGGGCCACGCTGCTGGCGGGCTTCGACCCCGGCGGGGTGTTCGAGCGGCTGGGCCATAGGCTGGGGGTGGAGTTCCCGGTGCGGCGGCTCGAGGCCGGTGAGCCCCTGATGCGGGTCTGGCTGCCGGACGGCCGGAGCGTGGACCGCCCAGTGGGGCGGGCGTATGAACTGGAGGCACAGCTCGAGGCCTTCGGCCCCCGGGTGCGGCCCTTTTGGGAGTGGCAGGGCCGGCAGGCCGCGGCGCTTTGGCCGCTGGCGGAGGCCCTGCCGTTCCCGCCCGCCGACCTCCTCGAGCTCGCCCGGCTGGTGGGCCTGGGCCTGCCCTGGGCCCTGCGCCATCCCCTTGGCCTGCTGGACCTGCTGCGTCCGGTCGCGGCCCATACCCCCCAAGACCCGGCCTTCCGGCGCTTCCTCGACGCCCAGCTGCTCATCGCCTCCCAGGCCGACGCCCAGCACACCTACGCCCTCTTCGGCGCGGCGGCCCTGGACCTGCCGCACCGGGGCCCGGCCATGCCGCGGGGCGGGATGGGGGCGGTGGCCCAGACGCTGGCCCAGGCCGTCGAGCGCCACGGTGGACGCGTGCTCTACCGCCACCGGGCCGAGCGGCTCCTGACCCAGGGCGGCCGGGTGCGGGCCGTGGAGGTGGGGCTGGGCGGGCGGCGCCGGGGGCAGCGGGAGCGGCTCGAGGCCGACCTCTTCGTGGCCAACCTGACCCCCGGTGACCTGGGCCGCCTGCTGGGCCGGCCGGGCCGCCCGCCCGCCGATGGTTGGGGCGCCTTCGTGCTCCACGCGGCCCTCCCCGCGGCCGCGGTCCCACCGGGGCCGCCCTACCGGCAGTGGGCCGGGGAGGGCGAGTGGGTTTTCGTCAGCCTGTCCGAGCCGGAGGACCCCCTGCGCGGCCCCCCCGGAGTGCGGGTGCTCTCGGCCTCGGTGCACACCCCCCTCGAGGCCTGGCGCGGCCTCTCGGAGGAGGAGTACGCTGCCCGAAAGAGGGCCTGGCAAGATCGGGTGATGCGGCAGGTCGAGCGGTTGATCCCGGGCTTCCGGGAGGCGGCCATCCTGCTCCTGGCGGGTTCCCCGCGCACCTACGCCCGCTATACCTCGCGCCAGGAGGGCTGGGTGGGGGGCTACCCCCAGGTCCACCCCTTGCGCACGCCCTCGCCGCGCACCCCGTTGGCCAACCTGTGGCGGGTGGGGGAGACGGTCTTTCCCGGCCAGTCGGTTCCGGCGGTGGCCATGGGAGGCGTTCGGGTAGCCGGGTTGGTGCTGCGCAGGCTGGGGGTCCGAGTCGGCGGGCCAGACGGGTGCCCCCAGGGAGTCGGGAGCTAGTGGTCTGGTAAGGGGACGATCCCCTTCAGGACGGGCTACGCCCGTACACCCGGAGGTAGATTCCCTGTCGGGACGAGCAAAGCTCGTACACCTGGGGTAGATTCCCTTCGGGACAGCCTATGGCTGTACACCTAGGGGACGATCCCCTATCGGGACGGGCAGGGCCCGTACACCTAGGGACCGATCCCCTTCGTTCGGCGTACGCCGTGGGGGACGTGCGATCGGCCCAATGCCCCAACAATCCGGTTACCGGTGTACCGACCCTGGCTTTGTAGGTCGGGCTAAGGGCGCCCTTCGGCTCTGCGGGTAAAAGAAGGGCATGAACCTCGTCTGGCACCGAGCCGACCTGCGCCTCCACGACAACCCGGCCCTGGCTGCTGCCTTGCGCAGCGGCCCCGCGCTGGGCCTGGTGGTCCTCGACCCTAACATCCTAAGCAACACCTCCGCCCGGCGGCGGGCTTGGTTTTGCCGCAATGTCGCCGCGCTGCGCGAGGCCTATGCCCGGTGCGGGGGCACCTTGTTGGTGCGAAGCGGGTTGCCCTGGGAGGTGCTGCCCCGGGTGGTGGCCGAGCTGGGCCTTCGCCGGGTCTTCGCGGTGCGCAACTCGACTCCCTACGCCCGCTTCCGCGACCGGAAGGTGGAGGAGGCCCTGCCGGGCCGGGTGGCATGGTTCCACGGCCAGTACGTCCAGAAGCCGGGAGAGATCCTCAAACCGGATGGGGGCCCCTACACCGTGTTCACCCCCTATTTCCGCCGGTGGTGGGCCGCTTTGGAAGGGGAGCCGCTCGAGGTGCCCGCTCGCTTTCCCCCGGCGGCCCTCCCCCCCGAATACGATCCGGGTTCGCTCCCAGAGGAGTCCTCCGACGTGCCCTTGCCGCCCGCGGGGGAGGAGGCCGCGCTAGGGGCGCTCGAGGCCTTCCTCTCGGACAGGCTGCCGCTGTATCACCAGACCCGTGACCGGCTCGACGGCAGCGGGGGCTCGCGCCTGTCCTACTACTTCACCCTGGGGGTGCTCTCGCCCCGGCTGGCAGTGCGGCGGGCCCTGCGGGTGGGGGGGGAGGGGGCCCGCAAGTGGGTGAGCGAGCTGGCCTGGCGCGACTTCAGCGGAGAGCTGCTCCACAACTTCCCCCACATGGCGCGCTCGGCCTTCGACCCGCGCTGGGACGGGCTACCCTGGCAGGACGACCCCGAGCTCTTCGGGGCCTGGCTCGAGGGCCGCACCGGTATTCCGGTGGTGGACGCCGCCATGCGCGAGCTGCGGGCCACCGGCTTCCTCTCGAACCGCGCGCGGATGGTGGTGGCGCAGTTCGCGGTGAAGCTGGCCCTGCTGCCCTGGCAGAAGTGCGAGCGGGCCTTCCGCGACCTGCTGCTCGACGGGGACAACGCCTCCAACCTACAGGGCTGGCAGTGGGCAGGGGGGCTGGGGGTGGACGCGGCCCCCTACTTCCGGGTGTTCAACCTCGCGGCCCAGGCCCAGACCCACGACCCCGGCGGCGATTGGCTACGCCGCTGGGTACCCGAGTCTGAGGGTAGGCTCGAGCCTTACGGGCGACCCGTGCTCGACCTCGAGGCCGCCCGCCGGCGCTACCTCGAGGCGGCCGCACGGATCGCCCGAGGGGGGCCTCGAGGCTGAACGTAATATAGACAAATATTGTACGTAAACTGAACAGATAGGCTCGTGGCAGGAGAGGCAAGGGGACTGCAACCCCGAAGCCAGGGGCCCATCCC
The genomic region above belongs to Meiothermus sp. Pnk-1 and contains:
- a CDS encoding deoxyribodipyrimidine photo-lyase, whose amino-acid sequence is MNLVWHRADLRLHDNPALAAALRSGPALGLVVLDPNILSNTSARRRAWFCRNVAALREAYARCGGTLLVRSGLPWEVLPRVVAELGLRRVFAVRNSTPYARFRDRKVEEALPGRVAWFHGQYVQKPGEILKPDGGPYTVFTPYFRRWWAALEGEPLEVPARFPPAALPPEYDPGSLPEESSDVPLPPAGEEAALGALEAFLSDRLPLYHQTRDRLDGSGGSRLSYYFTLGVLSPRLAVRRALRVGGEGARKWVSELAWRDFSGELLHNFPHMARSAFDPRWDGLPWQDDPELFGAWLEGRTGIPVVDAAMRELRATGFLSNRARMVVAQFAVKLALLPWQKCERAFRDLLLDGDNASNLQGWQWAGGLGVDAAPYFRVFNLAAQAQTHDPGGDWLRRWVPESEGRLEPYGRPVLDLEAARRRYLEAAARIARGGPRG
- a CDS encoding NAD(P)/FAD-dependent oxidoreductase; its protein translation is MRVMVIGAGVGGLTTAALLAQAGLEVTVLEAHTYPGGSAGTFFHQGYRFDAGATLLAGFDPGGVFERLGHRLGVEFPVRRLEAGEPLMRVWLPDGRSVDRPVGRAYELEAQLEAFGPRVRPFWEWQGRQAAALWPLAEALPFPPADLLELARLVGLGLPWALRHPLGLLDLLRPVAAHTPQDPAFRRFLDAQLLIASQADAQHTYALFGAAALDLPHRGPAMPRGGMGAVAQTLAQAVERHGGRVLYRHRAERLLTQGGRVRAVEVGLGGRRRGQRERLEADLFVANLTPGDLGRLLGRPGRPPADGWGAFVLHAALPAAAVPPGPPYRQWAGEGEWVFVSLSEPEDPLRGPPGVRVLSASVHTPLEAWRGLSEEEYAARKRAWQDRVMRQVERLIPGFREAAILLLAGSPRTYARYTSRQEGWVGGYPQVHPLRTPSPRTPLANLWRVGETVFPGQSVPAVAMGGVRVAGLVLRRLGVRVGGPDGCPQGVGS
- a CDS encoding peroxiredoxin, whose protein sequence is MRSLLWVLILSIFGARAIAPGDPAPLPKVSDSYGKPVDLAQITKSGKYVVLWFYPKASSPGCSAQGKRYAELYEEFARYNVEIFGVSHDPAAEQCEFIEKLALKGAMIPDRDGVLAKAYKVGSLLGFYARDTFLINPQGRIEKVWRNVNPFKDPDTVLAYLKEKLGK